One stretch of Salvelinus namaycush isolate Seneca unplaced genomic scaffold, SaNama_1.0 Scaffold410, whole genome shotgun sequence DNA includes these proteins:
- the LOC120041180 gene encoding trichohyalin-like isoform X1, translating into MDKELKEKLRQEMMNQLEEKDTQLDDMTQEVREKERLLEEKNQIMGQREKLLEEKENQLEEKDKQLNDRDIQLEALRKNLQDQNSQVENFRVLLQEKDLQLEDRHKLGEKDRLLEERDKLLEERDKLLEERDKVLEGKEHELKEMRQEVEEKDNLLEEREKQLKERDKQLEDVNNENAELAEQICDVKTEVESLRREISAQMTEPGETSDTGSILPVRRRHSMDDPPYMGGETSDTDPTLPLRRTNSMELHPPEMGGESSSPDSPVSPSVSELRLVLLGRTGAGRSAAGNTILGREEFGAQASPSAVTQRSKRREGDVCGRRLVLVDTPDWFCPGLSLEEMRQDVGLCVRLSAPGPHTFLLVIPVEPSKGEERGVLERIEEMFGEGCWEHTVILFTHDDGLKEQSIEEFLQAGSQDLQQLVEKSGSRYHVLNIKDRAHGNQVSELLDQVEEMVAGNRERFYSSQTYQEAETQVREMEGKIQRERGERKQREERDLRERLEKELHDSLIKIKGVIQEHEGDIRTLSERTSELERQVKEERDEEKKRQLEKELKRESDRREEMERKMERFREKTENERREMEERHRQEIEMMENYEGEARVEAERNMMKIVLPELQRNMMISQTKMQREFSRQMEEKNRQMKEKNRQMEEKNRQMEEKDREIKRLKQNSEEVYVASGMSRQHVQQETRGIRGGREGRRMSWMRQLFCVVVREETS; encoded by the exons ATGGATAAAGAATTAAAAGAGAAATTAAGACAGGAGATGATGAACCAACTAGAGGAGAAAGACACACAGCTGGATGATATGACCcaggaagtgagagagaaagagagactcctGGAGGAGAAGAACCAGATAATGGGACAGAGGGAGAAACTATTAGAAGAGAAAGAAAACCAACTGGAAGAGAAAGACAAGCAACTAAATGATAGAGACATTCAACTAGAGGCACTGAGAAAGAACCTGCAGGACCAGAACAGCCAAGTAGAGAACTTCAGAGTCCTGCTGCAGGAAAAAGACCTTCAACTAGAGGACAGACACaaactgggagagaaggacagactactggaagagagagacaaactactagaagagagagacaaactactggaagagagagacaaagttcTGGAGGGAAAAGAACATGAACTAAAAGAGAtgaggcaggaagtagaagagaaAGATAACctactagaggagagagagaagcagttaAAGGAAAGAGACAAACAGCTGGAGGATGTCAACAATGAAAATGCTGAACTGG CTGAACAGATATGTGATGTGAAGACTGAGGTAGAGAGTCTGAGAAGAGAGATCTCAGCCCAGATGACTG AACCTGGAGAGACGTCAGATACAGGTTCCATACTCCCAGTCAGGAGGAGACACAGCATGGATGATCCTCCATaca TGGGAGGAGAGACCTCAGATACAGACCCCACACTTCCACTGAGGAGGACAAACAGCATGGAGTTACATCCTCCAGAga tgggaggagagagcagcagtCCAGACTCCCCAGTGTCTCCCAGTGTGTCTGAGCTGAGACTGGTGCTGCTGGGgaggactggggctgggaggAGTGCAGCAGGAAACACCATCCTGGGCAGAGAGGAGTTTGGGGCCCAGGCCAGCCCCTCTGCAGTGACCCAGAGGagtaagaggagagagggggatgtgtgTGGGAGACGGCTGGTGCTGGTGGACACTCCAGACTGGTTCTGTCCTGGACTCTCTCTGGAGGAGATGAGACAGGATGTGGGGctctgtgtccgtctgtctgcccCGGGACCCCACACCTTCCTCCTGGTCATACCAGTGGAGCCCTctaagggggaggagagaggggtgctggagagaatagaggagatgtTTGGGGAGGGTTGTTGGGAACACACTGTGATTCTCTTCACCCATGATGATGGCCTGAAAGAGCAGAGCATTGAGGAGTTTCTCCAAGCAGGAAGTCAGGACCTCCAGCAGCTTGTAGAGAAAAGTGGGAGCAGGTACCACGTCCTCAATATTAAGGACAGGGCCCATGGCAATCAGGTATCAGAGCTGCTGGATCAGGTAGAGGAGATGGTggcaggaaacagagagagattctACAGCAGTCAGACCTACCAGGAGGCAGAGACCCaggttagagagatggagggaaagatccagagagagagaggagagaggaaacagagggaggagagagacttgagagagaggCTTGAGAAGGAGTTGCATGACTCTCTGATAAAGATAAAGGGAGTGATCCAGGAACATGAGGGAGATATCAGAACACTCAGTGAAAGAACCAGTGAACTGGAGAGACAGGtgaaagaagagagggatgaggagaagaaAAGACAGCTGGAGAAGGAGCTGAAGAGGGAGTCTgataggagggaggagatggagagaaagatggagagatttagagagaagacagagaatgagaggagggagatggaggagagacacagacaggagataGAGATGATGGAGAACTATGAAGGAGAGGCCAGAGTTGAAGCAGAGAGAAACATGATGAAGATAGTCCTACCTGAGTTACAGAGGAACATGATGATCTCACAGACAAAGATGCAGAGGGAGTTCAGCAGACAGATGGAGGAGAAGAATAGACAGATGAAGGAGAAGAATAGACAGATGGAGGAGAAGAATAGACAGATGgaggagaaggatagagagataaagagactgAAACAGAACTCAGAGGAGGTCTATGTAGCCAGTGGGATGAGCAGGCAACATGTACAACAAGAGACAAGAGGAattagaggaggaagagagggaagaaggaTGAGTTGGATGAGACAATTGTTTtgtgtagtggttagagaggagactagttag
- the LOC120041180 gene encoding trichohyalin-like isoform X3 — MDKELKEKLRQEMMNQLEEKDTQLDDMTQEVREKERLLEEKNQIMGQREKLLEEKENQLEEKDKQLNDRDIQLEALRKNLQDQNSQVENFRVLLQEKDLQLEDRHKLGEKDRLLEERDKLLEERDKLLEERDKVLEGKEHELKEMRQEVEEKDNLLEEREKQLKERDKQLEDVNNENAELEPGETSDTGSILPVRRRHSMDDPPYMGGETSDTDPTLPLRRTNSMELHPPEMGGESSSPDSPVSPSVSELRLVLLGRTGAGRSAAGNTILGREEFGAQASPSAVTQRSKRREGDVCGRRLVLVDTPDWFCPGLSLEEMRQDVGLCVRLSAPGPHTFLLVIPVEPSKGEERGVLERIEEMFGEGCWEHTVILFTHDDGLKEQSIEEFLQAGSQDLQQLVEKSGSRYHVLNIKDRAHGNQVSELLDQVEEMVAGNRERFYSSQTYQEAETQVREMEGKIQRERGERKQREERDLRERLEKELHDSLIKIKGVIQEHEGDIRTLSERTSELERQVKEERDEEKKRQLEKELKRESDRREEMERKMERFREKTENERREMEERHRQEIEMMENYEGEARVEAERNMMKIVLPELQRNMMISQTKMQREFSRQMEEKNRQMKEKNRQMEEKNRQMEEKDREIKRLKQNSEEVYVASGMSRQHVQQETRGIRGGREGRRMSWMRQLFCVVVREETS; from the exons ATGGATAAAGAATTAAAAGAGAAATTAAGACAGGAGATGATGAACCAACTAGAGGAGAAAGACACACAGCTGGATGATATGACCcaggaagtgagagagaaagagagactcctGGAGGAGAAGAACCAGATAATGGGACAGAGGGAGAAACTATTAGAAGAGAAAGAAAACCAACTGGAAGAGAAAGACAAGCAACTAAATGATAGAGACATTCAACTAGAGGCACTGAGAAAGAACCTGCAGGACCAGAACAGCCAAGTAGAGAACTTCAGAGTCCTGCTGCAGGAAAAAGACCTTCAACTAGAGGACAGACACaaactgggagagaaggacagactactggaagagagagacaaactactagaagagagagacaaactactggaagagagagacaaagttcTGGAGGGAAAAGAACATGAACTAAAAGAGAtgaggcaggaagtagaagagaaAGATAACctactagaggagagagagaagcagttaAAGGAAAGAGACAAACAGCTGGAGGATGTCAACAATGAAAATGCTGAACTGG AACCTGGAGAGACGTCAGATACAGGTTCCATACTCCCAGTCAGGAGGAGACACAGCATGGATGATCCTCCATaca TGGGAGGAGAGACCTCAGATACAGACCCCACACTTCCACTGAGGAGGACAAACAGCATGGAGTTACATCCTCCAGAga tgggaggagagagcagcagtCCAGACTCCCCAGTGTCTCCCAGTGTGTCTGAGCTGAGACTGGTGCTGCTGGGgaggactggggctgggaggAGTGCAGCAGGAAACACCATCCTGGGCAGAGAGGAGTTTGGGGCCCAGGCCAGCCCCTCTGCAGTGACCCAGAGGagtaagaggagagagggggatgtgtgTGGGAGACGGCTGGTGCTGGTGGACACTCCAGACTGGTTCTGTCCTGGACTCTCTCTGGAGGAGATGAGACAGGATGTGGGGctctgtgtccgtctgtctgcccCGGGACCCCACACCTTCCTCCTGGTCATACCAGTGGAGCCCTctaagggggaggagagaggggtgctggagagaatagaggagatgtTTGGGGAGGGTTGTTGGGAACACACTGTGATTCTCTTCACCCATGATGATGGCCTGAAAGAGCAGAGCATTGAGGAGTTTCTCCAAGCAGGAAGTCAGGACCTCCAGCAGCTTGTAGAGAAAAGTGGGAGCAGGTACCACGTCCTCAATATTAAGGACAGGGCCCATGGCAATCAGGTATCAGAGCTGCTGGATCAGGTAGAGGAGATGGTggcaggaaacagagagagattctACAGCAGTCAGACCTACCAGGAGGCAGAGACCCaggttagagagatggagggaaagatccagagagagagaggagagaggaaacagagggaggagagagacttgagagagaggCTTGAGAAGGAGTTGCATGACTCTCTGATAAAGATAAAGGGAGTGATCCAGGAACATGAGGGAGATATCAGAACACTCAGTGAAAGAACCAGTGAACTGGAGAGACAGGtgaaagaagagagggatgaggagaagaaAAGACAGCTGGAGAAGGAGCTGAAGAGGGAGTCTgataggagggaggagatggagagaaagatggagagatttagagagaagacagagaatgagaggagggagatggaggagagacacagacaggagataGAGATGATGGAGAACTATGAAGGAGAGGCCAGAGTTGAAGCAGAGAGAAACATGATGAAGATAGTCCTACCTGAGTTACAGAGGAACATGATGATCTCACAGACAAAGATGCAGAGGGAGTTCAGCAGACAGATGGAGGAGAAGAATAGACAGATGAAGGAGAAGAATAGACAGATGGAGGAGAAGAATAGACAGATGgaggagaaggatagagagataaagagactgAAACAGAACTCAGAGGAGGTCTATGTAGCCAGTGGGATGAGCAGGCAACATGTACAACAAGAGACAAGAGGAattagaggaggaagagagggaagaaggaTGAGTTGGATGAGACAATTGTTTtgtgtagtggttagagaggagactagttag